A region from the Halosolutus gelatinilyticus genome encodes:
- the hflX gene encoding GTPase HflX: MKAVIAKRVDSGAPDTSEIRDLARAAGYEVVDEVTQSRTADAALQLGEGKAEELADRVAETGATTVVFDNRLGPYQTYNLGRLLPDGVEVIDRFTLILEIFGQRAQTRKAQLQVELAELRYELPRVEAKTSLAKRDEHPGFMGLGEYDESREQDIKDQISRIRDELERIERTEEQRRERRRDSGFDLVALAGYTNAGKSTLLRRLADDLDVEANEDLHPDLDPTAESEDQLFTTLGTTTRRADIDPRDVLVTDTVGFISDLPHWLVESFKSTLDSVYRADLVLLVVDVSEDVDEIHEKLVTCHDTLYERNEAPIVTVLNKIDAVDEDELAEKRDALSALAPNPVAVSAREGTNVDELLDRVDRELPDWERERLVLPMTDDTMSLVSWIHDNANVEDVTYGDEDVLVSFEARPAVISQARSRASELRTTAATESA; this comes from the coding sequence GTGAAGGCGGTGATCGCGAAGCGGGTCGATTCGGGAGCCCCCGACACGAGCGAGATTCGCGACCTCGCTCGGGCCGCCGGATACGAGGTGGTCGACGAAGTGACTCAGTCGCGGACGGCCGATGCCGCGCTCCAGCTCGGCGAAGGGAAAGCCGAGGAACTCGCCGATCGGGTCGCGGAGACCGGCGCGACGACGGTCGTCTTCGACAATCGACTCGGCCCGTACCAGACGTACAACCTCGGCCGGCTCCTGCCCGACGGCGTCGAAGTGATCGATCGGTTCACGCTGATCCTCGAGATCTTCGGCCAGCGCGCCCAGACCCGAAAGGCACAGCTCCAGGTGGAACTCGCCGAACTCCGCTACGAACTGCCGCGCGTCGAGGCAAAGACCAGTCTCGCGAAGCGCGACGAACACCCCGGGTTCATGGGGCTGGGCGAGTACGACGAGAGCCGCGAGCAGGACATCAAAGACCAGATCAGCCGCATTCGGGACGAACTCGAGCGGATCGAGCGGACCGAAGAGCAGCGGCGGGAACGCCGCCGCGACTCCGGCTTCGACCTCGTCGCGCTGGCGGGGTACACCAACGCCGGGAAGTCGACGCTGCTGCGACGGCTCGCCGACGACCTCGACGTCGAGGCGAACGAGGACCTCCACCCGGACCTCGACCCGACGGCCGAGTCCGAGGACCAGCTGTTCACGACGCTCGGCACGACGACTCGTCGGGCCGACATCGACCCCCGGGACGTGCTCGTGACCGACACGGTCGGGTTCATCAGCGACCTACCCCACTGGCTCGTCGAGTCGTTCAAGTCGACGCTGGATTCGGTCTACCGGGCTGATCTCGTCCTGCTCGTCGTCGACGTCAGCGAGGACGTCGACGAGATCCACGAGAAACTCGTCACCTGTCACGACACCCTCTACGAACGCAACGAGGCGCCGATCGTGACGGTGCTAAACAAGATCGACGCGGTCGACGAGGACGAACTTGCGGAGAAGCGGGACGCGCTCTCGGCGCTCGCTCCGAACCCGGTCGCGGTGAGCGCCCGGGAGGGGACGAACGTCGACGAACTTCTCGATCGGGTCGATCGGGAACTCCCCGACTGGGAGCGCGAACGGCTCGTGTTGCCGATGACCGACGACACGATGAGCCTCGTCTCCTGGATCCACGACAACGCGAACGTCGAGGACGTCACCTACGGCGACGAGGACGTCCTCGTCTCCTTCGAAGCCCGCCCGGCAGTGATCTCGCAGGCTCGATCGCGAGCGAGCGAGTTGCGGACGACCGCGGCCACGGAATCGGCGTAG
- a CDS encoding FUN14 domain-containing protein — MIDVDPTTLSSGLLAAAALGGCLGFGTKRLAKPLAIILAIELMIVRYLESVGIVAVDWRRLAAAFVGSGGDAAVAAGSWAGPVLSVLSIGVGFVGGFLIGYHRG, encoded by the coding sequence ATGATCGACGTCGATCCGACGACGCTCAGCAGCGGGCTACTCGCGGCGGCAGCGCTCGGGGGCTGTCTCGGGTTCGGGACGAAACGACTCGCGAAACCCCTCGCGATCATCCTCGCGATCGAGTTGATGATCGTCCGGTACCTCGAGTCGGTTGGGATCGTCGCCGTCGACTGGCGTCGACTCGCCGCCGCGTTCGTCGGCTCCGGCGGAGACGCGGCGGTCGCGGCCGGATCTTGGGCCGGACCCGTCCTCTCGGTCCTGTCGATCGGCGTCGGCTTCGTCGGCGGCTTCCTGATCGGCTACCACCGCGGCTGA
- a CDS encoding ribosome assembly factor SBDS: protein MISLDEAVTARLESHGARFEVLVDPDAALAIKRGEFEGDLEDAIAAEDVFEDAARGDRPAENDLETVFDTTDPLEIIPEVIERGEIQITAEQRREMQEQKRKQLIDTIARNAINPQMDNAPHPPERIENALEEAGFTVDPMEPVETQVDDALDALRPVIPIRFEEVTIAVQIPPEYAGSAQAQIRQFGELEREEWQPDGSWIGVLTFPAGMQNDFYDVVNEHTSGEAETEIVKDKDDLKTR from the coding sequence ATGATATCCCTCGACGAGGCGGTGACGGCGCGACTCGAATCGCACGGGGCGCGCTTCGAAGTACTGGTCGATCCGGACGCGGCGCTGGCTATCAAACGCGGCGAGTTCGAGGGCGACCTCGAAGACGCGATCGCCGCGGAAGATGTCTTCGAGGATGCCGCGCGCGGCGATCGGCCCGCCGAGAACGACCTCGAGACGGTCTTCGACACCACCGATCCGCTGGAGATCATCCCCGAGGTGATCGAGCGCGGCGAGATCCAGATCACGGCCGAGCAGCGCCGCGAGATGCAAGAACAGAAGCGCAAACAGCTGATCGACACGATCGCTCGCAACGCGATCAACCCGCAGATGGACAACGCGCCGCACCCGCCCGAACGGATCGAGAACGCGCTCGAGGAGGCCGGATTCACGGTCGATCCGATGGAACCGGTGGAGACGCAGGTCGACGACGCCCTTGACGCCCTGCGACCGGTGATTCCGATCCGGTTCGAGGAGGTGACGATCGCGGTCCAGATTCCGCCCGAGTACGCCGGCAGCGCGCAGGCGCAGATCCGCCAGTTCGGCGAGCTCGAGCGCGAGGAGTGGCAACCGGACGGCTCCTGGATCGGCGTGCTCACGTTCCCTGCGGGGATGCAAAACGACTTCTACGACGTGGTCAACGAGCATACCAGCGGCGAGGCCGAGACGGAGATCGTCAAGGACAAAGACGATCTGAAGACGCGGTAG